Proteins found in one Phreatobacter oligotrophus genomic segment:
- a CDS encoding 2Fe-2S iron-sulfur cluster-binding protein: protein MHRSQQRGLASSMIGASEPAAEELRALHEKAQSWITRSLPAILAAADDIAASTARGDYTSARASAGALREATARLESGLSAHIGMAQGRAPRDIALAWYRSEMQLQGAQPEAPALFGFTVRHLSLMAVLTLVLAGLLLIQLLRARRAAALIALARMPSVAQEATTAVSVAGLGESVAPADDRSSDTILPPRLGGSRAPWRGELRVIQIFDETPSIKTFRLAEPSGGPLPFDYLPGQFMQVTVTLGGDNAVRRAYTIASSPTHSAFVELTIKNEQQGQVSRHLHENVHVGSLLTCSAPYGDFTFTGLDEDCVVLIGGGVGATPLMSVLRFLTDRAWPGEIYFIYGARGTDEFVFRDELEFLQRRHTNLHVLGAMPRSPHTSWFGWEGAITRELLAATVPDIANKRIHMCGPPAMMRAVTDALTSLGVPPGKIHTEAFGPAARDPADLAPARPSPAEVAAISLTSPKAASKPRAKAPKAAPATVSFLRSGRSTALDSGMTVLAAAEASGVEIPSSCRVGICGVCKVRLVEGKVQMDVTDGLSDTDAAEGLVLACQAKATTPHLAIDA from the coding sequence ATGCACCGGTCGCAGCAGCGGGGGCTTGCCTCATCGATGATTGGGGCTTCCGAGCCTGCCGCGGAGGAGCTGCGGGCGCTTCACGAGAAGGCTCAGAGTTGGATCACTCGCAGCCTTCCGGCCATACTGGCCGCAGCGGACGACATTGCCGCCAGCACGGCCAGGGGTGATTACACGTCAGCCCGGGCCTCGGCAGGCGCGCTTCGCGAGGCGACGGCGCGTCTTGAGAGCGGCCTGTCGGCCCACATCGGTATGGCTCAGGGCCGGGCTCCTCGGGATATTGCGCTGGCCTGGTACAGGTCAGAAATGCAACTCCAAGGCGCTCAGCCGGAGGCACCCGCACTGTTCGGGTTCACGGTGCGGCACCTCTCGCTTATGGCCGTGCTGACCTTGGTCCTGGCGGGTCTCCTCCTCATCCAGCTTCTGCGCGCCCGCCGTGCGGCCGCATTGATAGCCCTCGCGCGTATGCCGTCTGTCGCTCAAGAAGCCACAACGGCTGTCTCGGTCGCGGGACTCGGCGAAAGCGTGGCACCGGCCGACGATCGCAGCAGCGACACCATCCTGCCCCCAAGGCTTGGCGGTTCACGCGCCCCGTGGCGCGGCGAACTGCGTGTCATTCAAATCTTCGACGAGACACCCTCCATCAAGACCTTCAGACTGGCAGAGCCTTCAGGCGGCCCGCTGCCTTTCGACTACCTTCCCGGCCAGTTCATGCAGGTCACTGTTACCCTGGGCGGTGATAACGCTGTGCGCCGCGCCTATACGATCGCATCCTCGCCGACCCACAGTGCGTTTGTCGAACTGACCATCAAGAACGAACAGCAAGGTCAGGTCTCGCGCCATCTCCATGAGAATGTGCACGTTGGAAGTCTGCTGACCTGTTCGGCGCCCTATGGTGACTTCACATTCACCGGCCTCGACGAAGACTGCGTTGTTCTGATCGGCGGCGGCGTCGGTGCAACACCACTCATGTCCGTCCTCCGGTTCCTGACTGATCGTGCGTGGCCGGGGGAGATATACTTCATCTACGGGGCAAGGGGCACGGATGAATTCGTCTTCCGCGATGAACTAGAGTTCCTTCAAAGGCGTCATACGAATCTGCACGTTCTCGGCGCCATGCCAAGAAGCCCTCACACATCCTGGTTCGGCTGGGAGGGGGCAATAACCAGGGAACTGCTGGCAGCAACTGTTCCGGACATCGCAAACAAGCGCATTCATATGTGCGGACCGCCGGCTATGATGCGCGCCGTTACGGACGCGTTGACGTCACTTGGCGTGCCTCCCGGCAAGATCCATACGGAGGCGTTCGGGCCGGCCGCCCGGGATCCGGCGGACCTGGCCCCGGCGAGACCCTCTCCGGCCGAGGTCGCGGCTATCAGCTTAACTTCACCCAAAGCCGCATCCAAGCCGCGCGCGAAGGCACCCAAAGCTGCTCCCGCCACCGTGAGCTTCCTTCGGTCCGGACGCTCGACTGCGCTCGATTCTGGAATGACGGTCCTCGCCGCGGCGGAGGCGAGCGGTGTTGAGATCCCGTCATCATGCAGAGTGGGCATATGCGGGGTGTGCAAGGTGCGACTTGTCGAGGGCAAAGTCCAAATGGACGTAACCGACGGGCTCAGCGACACGGACGCAGCAGAGGGGCTTGTACTGGCGTGTCAGGCGAAAGCGACGACACCCCATCTGGCCATCGACGCATGA
- a CDS encoding Spy/CpxP family protein refolding chaperone, giving the protein MAIVVIAGGIGSVGAAHAAPQRLAMDNMGMPQGNSPSMPMDNDSSRMNPQGGAAPGGMQMPPASAGGQNMQSQPGGMMNDGMMRMMENMMRMMQMPAMAPSPGPVDLTDRIDGRIAFLRAELRITEAQNPTWNVFADALKASRGHLLDARRALLETSARPIDRLESRERHLAARLEALRAVRSSFTQLFSVLNDSQKRAAEELIIPLLGTF; this is encoded by the coding sequence ATGGCGATCGTTGTGATCGCCGGCGGCATCGGCTCGGTGGGGGCCGCGCATGCCGCCCCACAGCGGCTGGCGATGGACAACATGGGGATGCCGCAAGGCAACAGCCCCAGCATGCCGATGGACAACGACTCCTCTCGCATGAATCCGCAGGGAGGGGCTGCCCCAGGCGGGATGCAGATGCCGCCCGCCTCAGCCGGCGGGCAGAATATGCAGAGCCAGCCAGGCGGCATGATGAACGACGGCATGATGCGCATGATGGAAAACATGATGCGGATGATGCAGATGCCAGCAATGGCCCCGTCCCCGGGGCCTGTAGATCTGACCGACCGGATTGACGGGCGCATCGCCTTTTTGCGGGCAGAGCTTCGGATCACCGAAGCGCAGAATCCGACCTGGAATGTCTTTGCGGATGCCCTCAAGGCAAGCCGCGGTCACCTGCTTGATGCCCGGCGCGCCCTGCTCGAAACGTCGGCTCGACCGATCGATCGTCTGGAGAGTCGCGAACGGCATCTCGCAGCGCGATTGGAGGCCCTAAGGGCGGTCCGCTCTTCCTTCACACAGCTGTTCTCAGTCCTGAATGACAGCCAGAAGCGCGCCGCCGAGGAGCTTATCATTCCGCTCCTGGGCACCTTCTAA
- a CDS encoding copper-binding protein yields the protein MNRRLFMVAGGSLAIFSSTPGRASISSADWSRLMEQYREQQIRAGRSTSFRGTVRAINRQRGEVTFSHEPIASVGMPAMTMTLKVPDANVLAHLHVGGQVEIDARGTGGVPALISIKPTN from the coding sequence ATGAACCGAAGGCTTTTCATGGTGGCGGGCGGCAGCCTTGCCATCTTCAGTTCGACGCCCGGACGGGCAAGCATCAGCTCGGCCGACTGGTCGCGCCTGATGGAGCAGTATCGCGAGCAGCAGATTCGCGCAGGCCGATCGACTTCCTTTCGCGGGACGGTCCGGGCCATCAACCGCCAACGGGGCGAAGTGACGTTCTCCCATGAGCCAATCGCTTCGGTGGGCATGCCGGCAATGACCATGACCTTGAAGGTGCCGGACGCGAACGTCCTGGCACACCTGCACGTGGGCGGACAGGTCGAGATCGACGCCAGGGGAACAGGGGGCGTACCTGCCCTGATCAGCATCAAGCCCACAAACTAA
- a CDS encoding DUF1236 domain-containing protein, whose amino-acid sequence MKKMLLTIAFALATSTAVYAQAGDFSGPPPADLVHDVMGHVNSTNAPRTQLPAGTAAQVGTVLPQGVALQQFPAGHRAHQHAFVRVGDTVLLVEPGTRRVIHVLR is encoded by the coding sequence ATGAAGAAAATGCTGCTTACGATCGCATTCGCGTTGGCGACATCAACCGCCGTCTACGCTCAGGCCGGCGACTTTTCCGGCCCGCCGCCGGCTGACCTGGTCCATGACGTGATGGGTCATGTGAACTCCACCAACGCTCCGCGCACCCAGCTTCCGGCCGGCACGGCCGCGCAGGTCGGCACGGTGCTGCCCCAGGGCGTGGCGCTGCAGCAGTTCCCGGCCGGACATCGTGCCCACCAGCATGCCTTCGTGCGTGTGGGTGACACGGTTCTGCTCGTCGAGCCCGGCACGCGCCGGGTGATTCACGTTCTCCGCTGA
- a CDS encoding copper-binding protein, translating to MELRTWVVAIALVTLPVHGAVASSSDLAFEWLSPTERLQAQRPDPAKDVHFTSFVETVDTTGGVVALFHPELSSRDGTISMRPRMMTFHVISSGLLRGLSPRDKVHVTVRRIRGAIMITNIQKLR from the coding sequence ATGGAACTTCGTACCTGGGTCGTTGCAATCGCGCTCGTCACTTTGCCAGTGCACGGAGCCGTGGCTTCCTCCTCCGATCTCGCATTCGAGTGGTTGAGCCCGACTGAGCGACTTCAAGCCCAGAGGCCAGATCCAGCGAAGGATGTGCATTTCACATCGTTCGTTGAAACCGTCGACACGACTGGCGGGGTCGTCGCTCTATTTCATCCGGAATTATCCAGTCGCGATGGAACTATATCGATGCGGCCAAGAATGATGACGTTTCACGTCATTTCGTCAGGGCTGCTTCGTGGTCTTTCACCGCGGGATAAAGTACACGTAACAGTGCGGCGCATACGCGGGGCAATAATGATCACGAATATTCAAAAACTACGATGA
- a CDS encoding MerR family DNA-binding protein, with translation MNIGKAAERSGVSAKMIRYYESVDLLPAADRTGNGYRSYTEEDVARLSFVRRSRDLGFSIERIRELLGLWGDQHRSNGEVRSLAREHVTELEGQAAKLQAMIQTLRHLMHSCEGAGERALCPILENLGHN, from the coding sequence ATGAACATCGGCAAAGCCGCAGAGCGCTCCGGCGTGTCCGCAAAAATGATCCGCTACTATGAGTCGGTCGACCTGTTGCCGGCGGCCGACCGCACCGGAAATGGCTATCGAAGTTACACCGAGGAAGATGTGGCACGCTTGAGTTTCGTGCGCCGTTCGCGCGATCTCGGCTTTTCGATCGAACGTATACGCGAATTGTTGGGTCTCTGGGGTGATCAGCACCGCAGCAATGGCGAAGTGAGGTCGCTAGCCAGGGAGCACGTAACCGAGCTTGAGGGGCAGGCCGCCAAGTTGCAGGCGATGATCCAGACCCTCCGCCATTTGATGCATTCGTGTGAAGGCGCCGGCGAGCGTGCTTTGTGCCCCATTTTAGAAAACCTGGGTCACAACTAG
- a CDS encoding heavy metal translocating P-type ATPase, which translates to MSNHDHSKHGGHSCCSGKHHDDHHHGEQGITAGQVKDPVCGMSVDPATARHRTTFKGHEHYFCSAGCKTKFEADPHRYLHKDKQPAPAAAPEGTVYTCPMHPEVRQVGPGSCPICGMALEPLLATADDGPNVELIDMTRRFWIGLALSVPVLFLEMGRHLLGLDHTIPGQTSNWLQLLLATPVVLYCGWPFFERGGQSLVTRNLNMFTLIAIGTGIAWVYSVVATFAPGIFPAAFRAHDGSVAVYFEAAAVITVLVLLGQVLELRARDSTSGAIRALLDLAPKTAKVIRADGREEEVSVETLVVGDVVRVRPGEKVPLDGVVMEGRSAVDESLVTGESMPVTKHAGDKVIGGTLNQSGALVIRAEKVGHDTMLSQIVQLVANAQRSRAPIQRLADQVSAWFVPAVIAVAIVAFFAWFFFGPAPQLTYGLVAAVAVLIIACPCALGLATPMSIMVGVGRGAQAGVLIRDAEALERMEKVDTLIVDKTGTLTEGRPAVTSITPAGGFEENELLRLAASVEKLSEHPLAAAIVKAASERSIASEAVTDFDSPTGKGAFGTVAGRRVVLGNASFLAEQGIATEALADRANALRGDGATVIYAGVDGVLAGILAIADPVKPTTLGALQELQADGIRIVMLTGDNRVTADAVARRLGIHDVEADVLPEGKADVVGRYRAEGRVVAMAGDGVNDAPALAAADVGIAMGTGTDVAMESAGITLLKGDLMGIVRARRLSEAAMSNIRQNLFFAFAYNSLGVPVAAGLLYPTFGILLSPMIAAAAMALSSVSVIGNSLRLRATNIG; encoded by the coding sequence ATGAGCAATCACGATCATTCCAAGCACGGCGGCCACAGCTGCTGCAGCGGTAAACACCACGATGATCATCATCATGGTGAGCAAGGGATCACCGCCGGCCAGGTGAAGGACCCTGTCTGCGGCATGTCGGTGGACCCGGCGACCGCCAGGCATCGCACGACATTCAAAGGCCACGAGCACTATTTCTGCTCGGCCGGATGCAAAACGAAGTTCGAGGCGGATCCCCACCGCTACCTGCACAAGGACAAGCAGCCTGCGCCCGCGGCGGCGCCGGAAGGCACTGTCTACACCTGCCCGATGCACCCTGAGGTCCGTCAGGTCGGCCCGGGCAGCTGCCCCATCTGCGGAATGGCACTCGAGCCTTTACTGGCGACCGCTGATGACGGCCCTAACGTCGAGCTCATCGACATGACGCGACGGTTCTGGATCGGCCTGGCGCTCTCTGTGCCGGTGTTGTTCCTCGAGATGGGGCGGCACCTGCTGGGCCTTGACCACACCATTCCCGGCCAGACCTCCAACTGGCTGCAGCTGCTGTTGGCGACCCCTGTCGTGCTCTATTGCGGCTGGCCGTTCTTTGAGCGCGGCGGGCAGTCTCTGGTCACCCGCAACCTCAACATGTTCACGCTGATCGCCATCGGCACCGGCATCGCGTGGGTCTATAGCGTGGTGGCGACCTTCGCTCCCGGCATCTTCCCCGCCGCATTCCGTGCTCACGACGGCTCGGTCGCTGTCTATTTCGAAGCCGCAGCCGTGATCACCGTTCTGGTGCTGCTGGGACAGGTCCTGGAGCTGCGCGCGCGCGACAGCACCAGCGGCGCCATCCGCGCTCTTCTCGACCTTGCTCCCAAAACCGCGAAGGTCATCCGCGCCGACGGCCGTGAGGAAGAGGTCTCGGTCGAGACCCTCGTGGTCGGCGATGTCGTGCGGGTCCGGCCCGGCGAAAAAGTGCCACTCGACGGCGTGGTGATGGAAGGCCGCAGTGCCGTCGACGAGTCCCTGGTCACCGGCGAGTCCATGCCCGTGACCAAACACGCCGGGGATAAGGTTATCGGCGGAACGCTGAACCAATCCGGTGCGCTGGTCATTCGCGCCGAGAAGGTCGGCCATGACACCATGCTGTCGCAGATCGTGCAGCTGGTGGCGAACGCGCAACGCTCCCGCGCTCCCATCCAACGCCTCGCGGACCAGGTCTCGGCGTGGTTCGTTCCGGCGGTTATTGCAGTTGCCATCGTCGCGTTCTTTGCATGGTTCTTCTTTGGGCCGGCGCCGCAGCTCACCTACGGTTTGGTCGCGGCCGTGGCGGTTCTGATCATCGCCTGCCCCTGTGCTTTGGGTCTGGCAACACCGATGTCGATCATGGTTGGCGTGGGACGTGGCGCCCAGGCGGGCGTTCTCATCCGCGACGCTGAGGCGCTGGAGCGGATGGAGAAGGTTGATACGCTTATCGTCGACAAGACCGGCACCCTCACCGAAGGCAGGCCGGCAGTGACCTCCATTACGCCTGCAGGGGGGTTCGAAGAGAACGAGCTCCTGCGCCTCGCGGCATCTGTTGAGAAGCTCAGCGAGCACCCGCTGGCTGCGGCGATCGTCAAGGCGGCGAGCGAGCGCTCCATTGCGAGCGAAGCCGTGACCGATTTCGATTCACCGACCGGGAAAGGCGCATTCGGCACGGTGGCCGGGCGCCGTGTCGTCCTCGGCAATGCCTCATTCCTGGCGGAGCAGGGGATCGCCACCGAAGCCCTGGCGGATCGCGCCAACGCGCTGCGCGGCGACGGCGCCACGGTCATTTATGCAGGGGTCGATGGCGTTCTCGCAGGCATTCTCGCCATCGCCGACCCGGTCAAACCCACCACGCTTGGAGCCCTTCAGGAGTTGCAGGCTGATGGCATCCGCATCGTCATGCTCACCGGCGACAACCGGGTCACAGCCGATGCCGTCGCGCGTCGTCTTGGCATCCACGACGTCGAAGCCGATGTCCTGCCGGAGGGCAAGGCCGACGTCGTTGGCCGCTACCGCGCTGAAGGGCGCGTGGTCGCCATGGCGGGGGACGGGGTCAACGATGCACCGGCGCTCGCTGCTGCCGACGTCGGCATCGCGATGGGCACCGGCACCGACGTTGCCATGGAAAGTGCGGGCATCACCCTGTTGAAGGGCGACCTCATGGGCATCGTGCGCGCCAGGCGCCTGTCGGAAGCGGCGATGAGCAACATCCGGCAGAACCTGTTTTTTGCCTTTGCCTATAACTCGCTGGGTGTTCCGGTTGCGGCGGGGCTGCTCTATCCGACGTTCGGCATCCTACTCTCGCCGATGATCGCAGCGGCTGCAATGGCGCTGTCTTCGGTCAGCGTCATAGGCAACTCGCTTCGCCTTCGCGCCACCAACATCGGATGA
- a CDS encoding DUF305 domain-containing protein, whose amino-acid sequence MPQKILTAIAGLIVATTVASAQQASPQPLPAGCPAANGQQAQPSHAPAMQGQHMSETHRGLIEAMAKMQPAMMQGMMARDPDVAWICAMIPHHRGAIDMARAALRGASDAESRKMAEDTIKMQEEEIAKLEAWVSRYAARENRTGSTPRP is encoded by the coding sequence GTGCCCCAAAAAATCCTCACCGCAATAGCCGGTCTGATTGTTGCCACCACCGTTGCCTCTGCCCAGCAGGCAAGCCCCCAACCGCTTCCAGCTGGCTGCCCCGCCGCGAACGGACAGCAGGCGCAGCCAAGCCATGCGCCGGCCATGCAAGGCCAGCACATGAGCGAGACCCATCGGGGTCTGATTGAAGCGATGGCCAAGATGCAGCCGGCGATGATGCAGGGCATGATGGCCAGGGATCCGGATGTCGCGTGGATATGCGCGATGATTCCGCATCACCGGGGCGCGATCGATATGGCGCGCGCCGCCCTGCGCGGTGCCAGCGACGCGGAATCCCGCAAGATGGCGGAAGACACCATCAAGATGCAGGAAGAGGAGATCGCCAAGCTAGAGGCCTGGGTGAGCCGTTACGCGGCACGCGAGAACCGCACGGGCAGCACGCCGCGTCCGTAA
- a CDS encoding GNAT family N-acetyltransferase, translating into MPLSTRRLILREPVFGDVSRIARYLAEPAVARMLASIPSPFTEAHASVLVGDLLTSNERGDALALAIARRRDPGTLMGLISFSKSGSMAEIGWWLGPRYWGRGFASEAAATMIDVAFCDVSLDRLSAGAFADNTASLRMQTRLGFRSAGQSQRFCVARGH; encoded by the coding sequence GTGCCTCTTTCCACGCGACGCCTGATCCTCCGCGAACCTGTGTTTGGCGACGTCTCCCGGATAGCCCGCTATCTCGCTGAACCGGCTGTGGCGCGCATGCTGGCGTCGATTCCTTCCCCCTTCACAGAGGCACATGCTTCCGTTCTGGTCGGTGACCTGCTCACGTCGAATGAGCGCGGCGACGCGCTCGCGCTTGCGATCGCCCGGCGGAGAGATCCGGGCACCCTGATGGGGTTGATCTCGTTCTCAAAATCGGGGTCTATGGCTGAGATCGGCTGGTGGCTCGGGCCCCGTTATTGGGGGAGGGGATTCGCGTCGGAGGCAGCGGCGACTATGATTGACGTGGCCTTTTGCGATGTGTCTCTGGATCGGTTGTCGGCCGGCGCCTTCGCGGATAACACCGCGTCGCTTCGCATGCAGACAAGGCTGGGATTTAGGTCGGCGGGACAGAGCCAGCGCTTCTGTGTTGCACGGGGGCACTGA
- a CDS encoding tyrosine-type recombinase/integrase, with amino-acid sequence MNLPAILAPRLPALIVAAGPQAAARTAEFFLGHITNGHTRKAYARAVGDFASWCETMGVTSIADVQPLHVSLFIRQRERERSAPTVKQALAAIRMLFDHLVISQVIPTNPAASVRGPKHVVKRGKTPVLTPEEARHLLDSIDAGSPAGLRDRALIGLMVYTFARIGAAAAMNVSDVFWQGRRLWVRLHEKGGKDVALPCHHNLETYLEEYLANTGIGSDTSGPLFRTIGRGTGKLSRSSLPQSNAWSMINRRAKAAGIRTKIGNHTFRATGITAYLKNGGTLEKAAAIANHASTRTTQLYDRCSDDITLDEIERVII; translated from the coding sequence ATGAACCTGCCCGCGATTCTGGCGCCGCGTCTGCCGGCGCTGATCGTCGCTGCCGGGCCCCAGGCTGCGGCACGCACCGCCGAGTTCTTTTTAGGGCACATCACCAACGGCCATACCCGCAAGGCCTATGCGCGCGCGGTCGGCGACTTTGCATCTTGGTGCGAGACCATGGGCGTGACCTCGATCGCCGACGTGCAGCCTCTGCACGTCTCCTTGTTTATCCGGCAGCGGGAACGGGAGCGCTCCGCGCCAACCGTCAAGCAGGCGCTTGCGGCCATCCGGATGTTGTTCGATCACCTGGTCATATCCCAGGTCATTCCCACTAACCCCGCGGCGTCGGTGCGGGGTCCGAAGCACGTAGTCAAGCGCGGCAAGACGCCTGTACTTACCCCGGAAGAAGCGCGCCATCTCCTGGACAGCATCGACGCTGGCTCGCCCGCGGGGCTCCGCGATCGCGCGCTCATCGGCCTGATGGTCTACACGTTCGCGCGGATAGGTGCGGCGGCGGCGATGAACGTGTCCGATGTGTTCTGGCAGGGACGGCGGCTGTGGGTGCGGCTTCACGAGAAGGGCGGCAAGGACGTCGCGCTACCGTGCCATCACAACCTCGAGACTTATCTGGAGGAGTATCTGGCGAACACCGGTATAGGTTCAGATACCAGCGGTCCGCTGTTTCGCACGATCGGGCGGGGGACCGGCAAACTCAGCCGCTCGTCCCTGCCCCAGTCGAACGCCTGGTCGATGATCAACCGCCGCGCCAAGGCGGCCGGCATACGGACGAAGATTGGCAACCATACCTTTCGGGCCACCGGGATCACCGCCTACCTCAAGAATGGCGGTACGCTGGAAAAGGCCGCCGCGATCGCCAACCATGCCTCGACGCGCACCACGCAACTTTACGATCGATGCTCGGACGACATCACCCTCGACGAAATCGAACGGGTCATCATCTAG